DNA from Pseudomonadota bacterium:
GCGCGGGCCTGTCGGCGGAATGCGATTTCTGGTGCTTCGTGCAGTGGAGTTTCGCGCGCCAATGGCAGGCGCTGCGCGACTACGGCGCGGCGCGCGGCATACGCATCGTCGGCGATCTGCCGATCTACGTGTCCTTCGACAGCGTCGAGGTGTGGGCAGCGCGTGATTTGTTCGAGCTCGACCAAGCGGGCCTGCCCCTCGTGGTGGCCGGCGTGCCGCCGGATTATTTCAGCGCCGAAGGCCAGCGATGGGGCAACCCGCTGTATCGCTGGCGGCGCCACGCCGAACAGGGCTACGCGTGGTGGCTGGCGCGCATGCGCTCGGCGTTGCGCCACGCCGACATCGTGCGCATCGATCATTTCCGCGCGCTCGAGTCCTACTGGGAAGTCGATGCCGCCGCGCGCACCGCGATCGAAGGACGCTGGCGGCCGGGGCCGGGTCTCGAATTCTTCACCGCGCTCGAGAGCGGCCTTGGACTGGCGCGCGGCGCGTTGCCGGTGATCGCCGAAGACCTCGGCACCATCACGCCGGCCGTGCACGCCCTGCGTCGCGCCGCCGGCCTGCCCGGCATGCGCGTGCTGCAGTTCGGCTTCGCCGCCGACGCGCGCGATCTCAACCTGCCGCACAACCTGCCGGAAGACTGCGCGGTCTACACCGGCACGCACGACAACGATACCAGCCTCGGCTGGTTTGCCGGTGCCGGTGGCCATGAGCGCGACTTCGCGCGCACCTATCTCAAGACCGACGCTCACGAGATCGGCTGGGACCTCATCCACGCGGCATCGATGTCGACCGCGCGTTACGCCATCTATCCCCTGCAGGATGTGCTGGGCCTGGGCAGCGAAGCGCGCATGAACACGCCCGGCGTGGCCGACGGCCAATGGCGCTGGCGCTTCGAGTGGCGGCAGCTACAGGACTGGCAGGCGCGTCGCCTGCGCCAGATCTCGGCGGTACATGGGCGCAATGGTTTGGATATAGGCCAGGCGCTGCGTTGATTGCCGCGCTCGATGTCAGACTGAAGTCTGACCCACAGGGAAAGGCTTCTTGTTTTGTGGGTCGGACTTCAGTCTGACACTTCGCATCGTGTGCGAATGAATTCGCACCTACGGGTCAGGGCGCGGCCGGCTCGGCCTTTTCCGGCTCCACCGCCGGCGTGGTGCCCACCACTTTCTCCAGGCGATTGTCGCGGCGTTCGTGCTGCAGGGCTTCGCGGCGGCGGCTGTCGCTGTCGAACCAGCGGTACTCGAGATTGCCGATGATGCCGGAGATCGGCCGTAGGAAAGCGCCCTTGGTGGTGCCGTCGGCGGCGTGGTTGATGACGTCCTCGAAATTCGATTCCGGCGCCGCCGCCGAGCCCCAGATGCGGAACTCCGGGCCGCGCCAGTAGCCGAGCTCGTTACGCGTGTCCTGCATGAGATCCATGCTGTAGAGGATCGCCGCGCCGCGCCCCAGCATGTCGAGATGGGCGTTCAGCTCCAGCGGCGCGTCGAAGATGTCGCTGCCGTCTTCATGGGCGATGCCGCCGGTGGCGGTCAGCGCGATGGTGGGGCTCAGCACCTGGAACTGTTCGATGGTGACGTTACGTGATTCATCACGCTTGAGATGGATGTCGATGGTGTCGTAATCGATCTGGGCAATGTAGTTGACGAGGCGCGCGATGGCGCCGGCGCCGAAGCCGCCGGTCGGCACGTAGGACAGGGTTTCGCCGACCAGGCCCAGCACGTCCGAGGCGCCGAGCATCAGCCCGCTGTCGGGCGGCAAGGGCCGGAACAGGCCTTCGCGGCTCTGCATGGCGATGTCGAACAAGACCTTGTTGCGCAGCTGCGAGAAATTCGGGAACTGGCCGAAGGCCTTCACGTCGACGCCGAACAGGCCCTCGACGCGCGGCTTCTCGCCCGGCACCAGTTCGGTGAAGAACTGGTTGAGGTTGAAGTCCTTGATGTTGCCGACGATGTCGAGGTCGTAGGGTTGCGCGGCGTCCTTGTCGAAGCGCGTGGTGCCCTCGAAACGCAGCGCGCTGTCGTGGAAATGCGCCTTGATGCCATTGAGGGCGAGCCTGCGACTGCGCAGGTCGACCTGCCCGCCGACGTCGGTGAAGGCCAGGTAGTCGGTGTAGAAGAGCTTGTCGACCTGCAGGTTGACCACCACCGCCGGCGGCACCACTTTCCACGCCGCCTTGGTGTCGGGTGTTTCGTTGAGCGCGAGCTTGGCCGGCTTGGCCGGCGCGTCCTTGGCTTCCGGCGTGGCCGGCAGTGACACGCTGCCGCTCTTGATGGCCTGGGCGGTGGCGAGGATGTCGTTGAGATAGAACACCTCGCTCGCGATGTCGAGATTCAAGATGCGCACTTCGTCCGGCTGCGGCGCGTAGTGCGCGACCACCGTGGCATTGCTGACGCCCGACTTGCCGCGCCCGATCAGGGGCGCATCGAAGCTGAAACCGCGGCCGTCCGCCGCCATTTCTCCCGTGACCGGGAATTCGAAGGTCTGGATGGCCAGCGGCTCATCGGACGCGAGGTTGTCGAGCACCGCGTTGGCGCTGATCTTGCGCGCGCTGTCGACGTCGATCTTGACCGCCAGCTTGCCGCTCTTGAGCTTGTGCCCCGGCATCACCGCCGGCTGCGCGAGGAGCTGCGGCAGATCGGCCTTGAGTTCGGTGGCGAGCGCGGTCAAGGGCACGGTGTTGTCCGGATCGATATCGGCGAGGACATGGCCGGTCAGGGCCGGTGCCGCCGGCTGCGCGGCAAATGTCAACGCCAGCTTGTCGAGATCGGTGCGGATCTCATGGCCTTCGACGCGCACGCTGGCCTCGCTCGCCACCGAGAATTCACGCAGCAGTTCGCGCGGACCGTCGTTGACGCGGATGGCATCGATGCCGAGCGGCGCCAGGGTCGAGGCGCGCAGGATGCGCCCGTCGGAACGGATGCGCAGGCTGGAATTGATCTCGGCGAAACTGACCGGGCCCAAGGGCACGAAGTGGTTCAAGGTCTCGGACGACAGGTCCTTGATGTCGAGCGCCGCCGCGCCGACGAAGTGCTGGGCGAGATCCTCGCCCGCCGCGAGCTGGGTTTTCAGCACCAGGCCCGGCGTCGCTTCCAGCGTCGCGGTCGCACGCTCGCCGACCTTGAGCTCGGCGCGACTGCGCTTGACCTGGATGGTGTCGGCCTGGATGCCGAGATCGAAATCGAGAGCAGCCTTGAGCGGCAGCGCCGGCAGCGGTTCGGCGAGCGCCGAGGCCACCACCGGCTGGGCGGCGACGCGTCCGACATCCAGCGCCAGCCGGCCGCTGGTCGCTACCTGCACGGGCTTGTCGGCCTGCGTGTGCAAGGACACGTTCAGTTCGCCATTGACGAGGCTGCCGCCACCGCTGCGGATGCTGAGATTACGCAAGGCCGCGCGCGTGTCGCTGGCGCTGTAGGCGAGATCGGGGGTGACCTTGATCGACAGGTCACGCAGCAGCGGCTGGCCGTCGCGCGTGACGCTCAGGTGTTCGATGCTGAGTGGCGCCGATGGGCTCAAGGTGACGCTGCCGGCACTGGGCGCCACCAGTTTGAAGTCGGCGCTGGCGATGCGGCCACCGAGCGTCATGCCCTGCAGCAAGGGGTTCAACCACGCGAGTTCGACACTGCGCGTGGCGAGCGTGGCGAGATCGCCCTCGGGGTTGCTGAGCGTGACGCTGTCGCCGAGCGTGAAGTGGAAAGGCCGCAGGCCGTCGAGTTCGACCAGCTTGGGCCGGTCGACGCCGCTCACTTCGAGGGCGGCCTTCTCGATCGACAAGGCCTTGCCGTGCTGCGCGACGATGCCTTTCCAGGCGAGGCTGGTGCCGGCCGGCAAGGGATAATCCTTGATGCGTTCGACGGCGGCCGGCACGCCGGCCACGGCGTCGTAATGCAGCGCCGCCTGGGTCCGGAAACGCCAGGTCGGCTGCGCATCGTCGCTGTGCTTGCTGGCGGCCTTGATGCTGAATTCGACGAGTGGCTGGTCGGCGACGGAGACACTCGCATCGTTGAGTGCGAAGCGCAGGAAATCCGGTGACCAGCTGGCGCTCGGGCTGACGCGCATGTCGAGATTCTCGATGAGCACCGTTTCGCCGGTCGCCTTGGGCGCTTCAGGTGCGGCATCGTCGGCGGGCGGCGCCGATTCTACGCTCGCCACGCGCACCTTGCCGAGCAAGCTGGGCGCCAGCGCCGCCAGGCGTATGCGCTTCTGTTCGTCAATGCCGAGCGCGAACGGCCCGAGCAGTTCGCCGTTCAGCACATGACCGGGCGCCAGGCCCTGCAGCCACGCCAGCGGCAACGGCCCGAGCGCGAGGCGCGCGAGTTCGCGCGGCGTGTCGAGCACGGTCATGGGCTCGGCGAACGGCAAGGTGAACGGTGCACCGAGCACGGCCGACAGGCGATTGACCAGGTTGTTGTCGACCACGTTGACATCGAGGTCGGCGAGCGTGAGCTCTCTGGCGTCGAAACTGGCGTGGGTCGTCAACGCCAGGTCGACGTGCGCCGGCAGGGCCGGCGTTTCACCGAGCACGCGCTCGAGGGCGCTGACGCGGGTGCGCGATTCCAGCGCCAGCGTGCCGCGGGTATGCAGGGTGTCGAATTCGAACTGGCCATGGCTGTCGGTGACGAGTTCCGGCAGCGGCGCGCCGGCGCTGAGCGCGACCAGCAGCTTGGCGATATCGGCGACGCGGTAGTGCCCGCGAAACACGCCGTCCTCGCCATGGTAGCGGCCCGTCACCTCGATGCGCGTCGGCATGTCGTTGCCGAGGCGAATACGCAGTGCGTGGGACTCGGGATCGGGAATGATGCGGGTGCTGCCATCGGCGGCGGACACGCGCCGCGGTTCATGACGCTGCTCGAGCGCTTCCGGCGGCGGCTCGACTTCCAGCATCACTTCCAGGTGTTGAGGATCGGCGGCCGGTGGCAGCGGCAGATCGGTATCGAGCTTCACGTCCAACAGGCGCACGCGACCGCGGTTCAACTGCGTGATGGCCGCCACGCCGCTAACCGCGAGCGGCGGCACATCGGCGCCGCGCTCGAACGCGCCTTCGAGCCTGAGGTTGCCGACCCTGAGCGGTGCGAAGCCGCTGCCGTGCAGGGTCAATGCAAGCTTGTGGTCGTTGGCGAGCAGCACCGACAGGCGCGCGTCGAGAGTGTCGAGTTTCAAGGCGTAACCGCTGTTCATGGCGGCCAGCACGCCGGGGAACGGTGTGCTCGCCGGCGCGCCGGGCGGCACGCGCGACACGTCCACCAGCGTGTCACGCAATTGAAGATCCCGCAGGGAAACGGTATGGGCCAGGGCGGCCAGGGGATTGAAGCCCACGCTGAGAGCGCCGATGTGATAACGACCGCCGCCCACGCTGATATCGACACCGCGCAACTCGGCCGACCACGGCACGACGTGGATGAACTCGATGGCCAGGCTGTCGAGCTTGGGGCCGAGCTTCTCGAGCACGAACTCGCGCTGCACGCTCGGGCGGGTGACATAAATGAACAGCAGCAGCAAGAGCAGCGACACGCCGCCCACCACTGCATGACGGCGCCCGAGCTTGCGTTCGCGGGCCCAGCGCCTCAGCGCTTCGATACGCGGGTCAGGCATGCGCCCTCTTTTTGAGTGTCCGCTGTTCCATGCAGCTTGCTGTCGTCACCGTTGCCGTTCGGCAGGTGGGATATTGGCATGACGTCGCACCGGAATGAAGCGGCCGCGGTCACAAGCTTCGCTGCCTCGAATGCGCAGCGTGACGCGCGACTTGAGCGCAGCACGCGTCGACGCTCATCATAGCCGCCGGGCGCGCGGCCACTCCGCGTGCAAGACATGCAAGAAGCATCATGAGCGCAGCGCCACACTTCATCGACGACCCTGCCTACGCGACGTTTCGCGAAATGGACAGCCGCCATGGCCGCGCCAAGGGCGATGCCTTTCGCGCCTTCAAGGCGCTGGGGGCGCGCCTGGAGGAAGGCCGCGACTTCCATTGCTGCGATCGGCGCGTGGACGGCGAACGTTTCGACCTGCTCGAAGCCAGTGGTCGCCTCTACCGTGGCACCGTGAACGGCGTGTTGCTGGGGCCGGCCGCGCAGGCCGCCATCGCGGCGATGTTCGAAGGCGACCATTCCCCGAGTGCGTAATGCGCGGTGGCGCCGGCCGCCCTAGAATCAGGCGGGCGCGCCGTGGGGCGCGCGCAACCAGTCGGGGGAGACCATGGCCAGCAATCTCGAAGAGATCGAACAGATCAAGCAGCTCAAGGCGCGCTACTTCCGCCACATGGATACGCGGGTGTGGGAAGAATGGCGCAAGTGTTTCACCGCCGACGTGGTCGCCACCTATGACGGCCCGCCGCGCCTGGATCCGACCGCGCCGCTCGATCCCATCACCTGCAGCGGCCGTGACAACCTGGTGGCGGCGGTCAGCGGCCTGTTCGTGGTCGCGCGTTCCATCCACCAGGGCTACATGCCGGAAATCGAACTGACCAGCCCCACCACCGCCAAGGGCATCTGGTCGATGTGGGACTTCATCCGCTCGCCCAAGGGCACCTTCAAGGGCTGGGGCCATTACCACGAGGACTACGTGAAGGAAGGCGACGAATGGAAGATCAAGAAGATCTACCTGTCGCGCCTGCATACCGAGGAGACCTGGGGCGGGGTGTAAAGCTCGCCCGATGCTTTTTGTGGGTCAGACTTCAGTCTGACATCGCTGTCGCCTGCCAACGGGATGAATTGTCGAGTCGTGTCAGACTGAAGTCTGACCCACAAATTTTCCTGCCAGCCTCACACTTCGAGGAGTCGTTTCATGGATTTCGGCATCGTGTGCTTTCCCACCGACACCAGCATCGAGCCGCAGGATCTCGCGCCGGCACTCGAGGCGCGCGGCTTCGAATCGCTGTTCTACGCCGAACACACCCACATCCCGACCAGTCGCCGCTCGCCGTTCGTCGGCGGCGGCGAACTGCCGGCCATGTACTGGCACAGCCACGACCAGTTCGTGGCGCTGTCGATTGCCGCCGCCACCACGCGTACGCTGAAACTCGGCACCGGCGTGACGCTGGTCACCGAGCACGACCCGATCAATCTCGCCAAGGCCGCGGCGTCGCTCGACCGGCTGTCGGGCGGCCGCCTGCTGTTCGGCATCGGCGCCGGTTGGAACGCCGAGGAGATGGAAGACCACGGCGTGGCCTTCGCCGATCGCTGGAAGGTGACGCGCGAACGCATGCTCGCCATCCGCAGCATCTGGCGCGACGACGTGCCGGAATACCATGGCCAGTTCGT
Protein-coding regions in this window:
- the malQ gene encoding 4-alpha-glucanotransferase, with the translated sequence MSAARASGILLHPTSLPAPLDDDGQARDAGSGDFGAAARRFIDWLASAGQSLWQVLPFNPVGPGFSPYTSSAAHAGNPLLIAPDELAALGLLDGAMLANEYARLQCAPDRIEVESCQRLRMRLLHLAAGAFFAEAARFAPLHEEFRAWCAAERAWLDDYSLFMALRGRHGEHCPWTQWPAALAAREPAALRTARAGLSAECDFWCFVQWSFARQWQALRDYGAARGIRIVGDLPIYVSFDSVEVWAARDLFELDQAGLPLVVAGVPPDYFSAEGQRWGNPLYRWRRHAEQGYAWWLARMRSALRHADIVRIDHFRALESYWEVDAAARTAIEGRWRPGPGLEFFTALESGLGLARGALPVIAEDLGTITPAVHALRRAAGLPGMRVLQFGFAADARDLNLPHNLPEDCAVYTGTHDNDTSLGWFAGAGGHERDFARTYLKTDAHEIGWDLIHAASMSTARYAIYPLQDVLGLGSEARMNTPGVADGQWRWRFEWRQLQDWQARRLRQISAVHGRNGLDIGQALR
- a CDS encoding nuclear transport factor 2 family protein — translated: MASNLEEIEQIKQLKARYFRHMDTRVWEEWRKCFTADVVATYDGPPRLDPTAPLDPITCSGRDNLVAAVSGLFVVARSIHQGYMPEIELTSPTTAKGIWSMWDFIRSPKGTFKGWGHYHEDYVKEGDEWKIKKIYLSRLHTEETWGGV
- a CDS encoding LLM class F420-dependent oxidoreductase; the protein is MDFGIVCFPTDTSIEPQDLAPALEARGFESLFYAEHTHIPTSRRSPFVGGGELPAMYWHSHDQFVALSIAAATTRTLKLGTGVTLVTEHDPINLAKAAASLDRLSGGRLLFGIGAGWNAEEMEDHGVAFADRWKVTRERMLAIRSIWRDDVPEYHGQFVDLPPMWCWPKPLQAGGPPVLMGAYSKYVPARIAEYCDGWMPIEGLIEDIPAALDDIRAAMRARGRDPSKLDVTVLAEVRAQRGFDPARLERMLATGANRVLLPLADFPRDEALAILDDYAAAIARVRG